GCTGGCATCACTTATTCTAACCGTGCTAGAACCTCTTGGCTTTTACATAGTAATGCCGCATGACGGTCAAATCTTTTAAAATTTTGCGATTCAAAGAGCTTATTTTTCATAACAACTTAACAGACTCCTAGACAGATTAAAATTTGTTTTTGTGGTCACCTGTAAACAAAGTGCGTTAAATACACAAGTTGATCATTCAAGAAAGTTATAAAAGCAGGGGTTACCCTTGCTTCACCCTATATCTTATTCACATCTAAAATTAACTAGTTATAAATAGTTGTATATTTTTTAACCCACTTAAACAGCCTACTAGATTAAAAACTGACAAAAGAAATAGGTTTTATTCTATTATAAATCCTATAACCCTTGTACGCTAGAGCCAACAAGACATTACTATAAATCTAAATAAAACATACCACTACATTAGAAACTTTTCTATAGAAAATAAGAAGCCGCTCTTTTCGTTTATTTCCAAAAGGGCAACTTCTTTATAATAATTAAAAAGGGGCTGATCCCAAAGTTCTTACTATTGGGATACAGCCCTTTTCTACTACGATAGCTTCTTAAATAATCTTTTAAACTTACGCTCATCTTTTATTTTCTTTTGCTTATAATGTGTAGTTTGTATACCTTTTATAAGGGAAAATGCCATTACAGCAATAATAAATGCTAATGGTAATCCAGCAGTTATAACAGCTGTTTGTAGAGCATCTAAAGCTTTTTCTCCACCGATAAGTAATAAAGTTGCAGCTAATAAACCTTCTAATACAGCCCAAAAGACTCGTTGATGTCTTGGAGAATTAATCTTTCCTCCAGAAGTTATTTTATCTACAACTAACGATCCTGAATCTGAAGAAGTGATAAAATATGAAACTACTAATGCAGTGATTAATATAAACATAAAAACTCTTAACAAACCAGCTAAAAATGGCATATTAAGTAAGTCTACCAATTCAAATAATGCTATAGGATAATTATCTTGTACTGTTTCAAAAAGAGCGCCACCTGAAGCATTATTAATTGTCATTGCACTACCACCAAATACTGTTAACCAAAAGAAAGATAATAATGAAGGAACTACTAATACCCCTAATATAAACTCTCTAATAGTCCTTCCTTTTGAAACTCTAGCTATAAACATTCCTACAAATGGTGACCATGATATCCACCAAGCGAGATAAAATATTGACCAATCTCCCTGCCAACCATTTCCATCTATTGTCATATACGAAGCATATTCTACTATGTTACTAAAATATAGACCTACTGAGTTAGAAAACAATCTTAGAATATAAGCTGTTGGTCCTAATAAGAAAATTGCAACCATAAAGACAAAAGCAAGTCTAATATTTAATTCAGATAAAAATCTTACTCCTTTATGGATCCCAGACATAACAGAAAATGTTGCAAATAACGTTATAACTGCTATTAACGCCACTTGTACTCCAACACTGTTTTCTATCCCAAGCATGTAATTAAGTCCACTATTGATTTGTTTGGTTCCTAAACCTAAAGAGGTAGCTAGTCCAAATAATGTTGATATTACTGCAAAAGTGTCTATGACATCTCCTAAAGTTCCATATACTTTTTCTTTAAATAAAGGGTAGAACACTGATCTTAAAGAAAGTGGTAAATTTCTATTAAATGCGAAAAAGGCAAGTGCTAATGCCATAAGAGCATAAATAGCCCAAGGATGTAAACCCCAATGAAAAAATGTAGTTGCCATAGCTGCAGCGTCGGCTTCTGCGCCACCAAAAATTGGGGGTTCAGTAATAAAGTGTGTAAGTGGCTCTCCTACTGCCCAAAACATTAAGCCAATTCCCATTCCTGCTGATATTAACATTGAATACCAAGCAAAATTAGAAAATTCAGGTTCACTATTTAAGCCACCTATTCTAACATTGCCTAATTTTGAGAATGCAAGATATAAACATAGAATAATAAATAAATTACTTGACATTATAAATACCCAATCAAACCTTGTTACAACAAATTCATTAATTACAGAGATCATCTCATTTGTATGATCTAAATTAAAAAGAGCATACATTACAAAAATTAAAATAAAAAATCCTGAAGCAAAAGAAACAACTGGATTAAGATCAAAACCTAAGTGTGTAAAGTTACGACTGTAAAGTTGTTGTTCTAGTTCTTGTTTCTTACTCTCGGTTTCCATATTATCTTTATCCTTTCCTTTCTTTAATATTTTTGTAGATTATTTTTCACCCTAACACTAATAAGTAAGTAAAACGAACAATTAGAATTATATTTTATCTTAGGAAAGTTGTCAAATAATGTTGAATCTATTTATAGTTTTTGTATGTTAATGGTTTTAAACCTTAATTTTCAACCTCTTCTTATGCAGTCTCTTTTT
This window of the Natranaerobius trueperi genome carries:
- a CDS encoding BCCT family transporter, whose product is METESKKQELEQQLYSRNFTHLGFDLNPVVSFASGFFILIFVMYALFNLDHTNEMISVINEFVVTRFDWVFIMSSNLFIILCLYLAFSKLGNVRIGGLNSEPEFSNFAWYSMLISAGMGIGLMFWAVGEPLTHFITEPPIFGGAEADAAAMATTFFHWGLHPWAIYALMALALAFFAFNRNLPLSLRSVFYPLFKEKVYGTLGDVIDTFAVISTLFGLATSLGLGTKQINSGLNYMLGIENSVGVQVALIAVITLFATFSVMSGIHKGVRFLSELNIRLAFVFMVAIFLLGPTAYILRLFSNSVGLYFSNIVEYASYMTIDGNGWQGDWSIFYLAWWISWSPFVGMFIARVSKGRTIREFILGVLVVPSLLSFFWLTVFGGSAMTINNASGGALFETVQDNYPIALFELVDLLNMPFLAGLLRVFMFILITALVVSYFITSSDSGSLVVDKITSGGKINSPRHQRVFWAVLEGLLAATLLLIGGEKALDALQTAVITAGLPLAFIIAVMAFSLIKGIQTTHYKQKKIKDERKFKRLFKKLS